CGGGAGACTCAGGTCCGGGAGTGCTCAATTCCAGGGCATCACATGTCAGATTGCCGTCGGTGGAAAAGACAACCCCCTGGTGTATGACATTTTTCAGCTCGCGGACATTTCCGGGCCACGGGTTTTCCTCTAAAAGCTCCATGGCCTCCTGGGTAATGCTCTGCATGGATTTGGAGAGCTTCGCTGAAAACTCGTTCAGAAAAAACGTGGCCAGCCTGCGGATATCCTCCACGCGCTTTCTCAGTGGCGGCAGATGAATGTTTATCACATTGATTCTATAATAGAGATCTTCCCGAAAACTGTTTTCTTCGACCTTTTTCAAGAGATCCCTGTTTGTCGAGGTGATGATCCGTACATCAAGCTTTTTGACCTTCTCCGATCCAAGGGGAAGTATCTCCCCCTCCTGCAGCACCCGCAGGAGCTTCACCTGGACGTCCGACGGGATGTCTCCGATTTCATCAAGAAAAATCGTCCCGCCGTTCGCCTTTTCGAAGAGCCCCATCTTCTCCTTGTGCGCATCGGTAAACGCACCCTTCGCATGACCGAACAACTCGCTCTCGAGAATCTGCGGTGGAATATTGGGGCAGCTTATGGAAATCAGCAAATGATTCGCTCGAGTGCTCAACTTGTGCAGGGCGTGGGCCGCCAGCTCCTTGCCGGTGCCGCTCTCGCCCGTGATGAGTACCGGCGCATCGGTGGGCGCAACGGCCTGTATTCTCTCGTACACTTCCTGCATCGGTCTTGAAACGCCGATGAAATCGACAAAGTCGGCTTCTTTCGTGAGGCTGGTACGAAGGTCCTCCACCTCCCTGACGAGCTCCCGGTTCTTGAGTGCTTTTTCTATTGACATCAGAACGATGTCCGAGCTGAACGGTTTGGTGATAAAATCGTGCGCCCCGATCCTCATACAATTGACGGCCTGTT
The nucleotide sequence above comes from Candidatus Zymogenaceae bacterium. Encoded proteins:
- a CDS encoding sigma-54-dependent Fis family transcriptional regulator, with the protein product MSENILIVDDDQSVQTLLSRILKRAGYQNIILADSAERALEIMGRHTISMMLLDVRMPGMDGVELLKLIKERDDTIIVIMITAFGSIEQAVNCMRIGAHDFITKPFSSDIVLMSIEKALKNRELVREVEDLRTSLTKEADFVDFIGVSRPMQEVYERIQAVAPTDAPVLITGESGTGKELAAHALHKLSTRANHLLISISCPNIPPQILESELFGHAKGAFTDAHKEKMGLFEKANGGTIFLDEIGDIPSDVQVKLLRVLQEGEILPLGSEKVKKLDVRIITSTNRDLLKKVEENSFREDLYYRINVINIHLPPLRKRVEDIRRLATFFLNEFSAKLSKSMQSITQEAMELLEENPWPGNVRELKNVIHQGVVFSTDGNLTCDALELSTPGPESPGDEGVGESFFDEGSFRESRDALLTRFEVDFVREALKKSGGNISQAARDSNLSRQSFQHLMKKHGISGQDDE